A DNA window from Eretmochelys imbricata isolate rEreImb1 chromosome 3, rEreImb1.hap1, whole genome shotgun sequence contains the following coding sequences:
- the CNIH4 gene encoding protein cornichon homolog 4 isoform X1, which produces MESVVFVFSLIDCCALIFLSVYFIITLSDLECDYINARSCCSKLNKWVLPELIGHTIVTVLMLISLHWFIFLLNLPVATWNIYRFIMVPSGNMGVFDPTEIHNRGQLKSHMKEAMIKLGFHLLCFFMYLYSMILALIND; this is translated from the exons ATGGAGTCCGTCGTATTCGTCTTCTCGCTTATTGATTGCTGCGCTCTGATCTTCCTCTCCGTGTATTTC ATAATAACACTATCAGATTTGGAATGTGACTATATTAATGCAAGATCTTGCTGTTCAAAACTAAATAAA TGGGTGCTCCCAGAATTGATTGGCCATACTATTGTCACTGTATTAATGCTTATTTCATTGCACTGGTTCATCTTCCTCCTTAATTTACCGGTAGCAACCTGGAATATATATAG GTTCATTATGGTGCCAAGTGGGAACATGGGGGTGTTTGACCCCACAGAGATCCATAATCGGGGACAATTGAAATCGCACATGAAGGAAGCCATGATTAAGCTAGGCTTTCACCTGCTTTGTTTCTTCATGTACCTTTACAG
- the CNIH4 gene encoding protein cornichon homolog 4 isoform X2, which produces MTKDVPYLGLQIITLSDLECDYINARSCCSKLNKWVLPELIGHTIVTVLMLISLHWFIFLLNLPVATWNIYRFIMVPSGNMGVFDPTEIHNRGQLKSHMKEAMIKLGFHLLCFFMYLYSMILALIND; this is translated from the exons ATGACAAAAGATGTTCCTTATCTTGGACTTCAGATAATAACACTATCAGATTTGGAATGTGACTATATTAATGCAAGATCTTGCTGTTCAAAACTAAATAAA TGGGTGCTCCCAGAATTGATTGGCCATACTATTGTCACTGTATTAATGCTTATTTCATTGCACTGGTTCATCTTCCTCCTTAATTTACCGGTAGCAACCTGGAATATATATAG GTTCATTATGGTGCCAAGTGGGAACATGGGGGTGTTTGACCCCACAGAGATCCATAATCGGGGACAATTGAAATCGCACATGAAGGAAGCCATGATTAAGCTAGGCTTTCACCTGCTTTGTTTCTTCATGTACCTTTACAG